Within the Halichoerus grypus chromosome 2, mHalGry1.hap1.1, whole genome shotgun sequence genome, the region TCCACTGGACTGGGGCATTCTTATGAGCCAGGGTCATGTCTTTCCACTTACCATCCCTGGCAGCTAGCCTCGGGCTCAGTATGTAAGAGGAACTCAATAGGTATCTGGTGGAGTGAATATTTGCATATTCTTACTCtcatattttaatcataaaaaaaaataaaaaacccaactCACTGGAATATCAGCTCTCTGAATTATGTAAGAGCTGGTTGTGACAATGCAGACCTCCATTTCCTCATATCTTGAGAGCATGAAGAACTATACCTATTATCAGGAAAAATGGATGCAAAAACCCAGTTTTAacatccttttttcctctttgttctaATACATCTGTGTTAGGAGAatggttagttttgtttttttagctccTGTAAGCTAGTACCAAATGGTCAACACGGCCTCTCGCCCACACACTCGAATCCCTGGACTGAGAGCCTTACTTCCCTTGATCACTTCCAAGGGACAGACAGCAACTATTCTGTGCATGCCACCTtacaacataccaaaaaaaaaaaaaaaaaaaaaaaaagtgggtcaGTACTTATTATCCATCAtcaaggagaggaagaaatcagagtGAAAGGGAGACAATGAAATGCTAATATGATTAAGTACAGTACGTAATGAAAGGACAGGCTGACCAGTGGTGGCTGTGGTGGTCAGAGATGGCTTTGTAAGAGTGAATTTTATAGAGTAGGTTGGGAATTGAGTtgagagatggagaaggaagCATTTCCAGGTGGGAACCAGCATGAACAACAGTCAGAGAAGGATGTGGGGCCCATGCGTGTTGGGAGGAATCAGGCCTGAAAtgtggtgggagggagaaggtgTGCTGGCgctgggcaggagctggggccaaTTATCCCTCACGCCTCTTTCTCCATATGGCATTGTGCAGTTTATGAAGCACATTCAGGTTGACTTACCATTTTGATCTCCTCCCTGATCTGGTTAGGTAAGGGGAGTGGATATTAAGGGACTCTTTAAACATAGAAATGGTAAAAGACTAAAGAAGATTAGGAAAATtagcccaagtcacacagctagcagcTAACCAAACTCACAGTCTAGATCTCTACGCTTCGCTTTCACAGACCCGAGAATTGCAATTGTTCTCACAAATCACATAGCCGAGGACCAAAGAGGTGAAGTAAGTTTTCCAAGGCTACACAAAAGCAGAGTTTAGGATATTGGCTGGAAGCAGCTTTAACCAGCCTTATTTCTGATTGAAGGGGTTCTGCATTATATTAACTGGAGAAGAAACCCGGAGGGAAAATCCTTGTATTGCAGAGTAAGAACTGTTactttgagaaaacaaaatattttctaatgttttataaCTGTTGGGATAACAGTCTGTTATACAGCTGcattcttaaaaatggaaatttttatcaaccaaaaattaaatgtgtggttttttttaagtgcaaaatattctgaaaagaaaCAGAGTGGCCTGAGGAGAGGGATCTATCTGGGGAGGGAGGTCTCTAGAACCTATAAGAGCTTTTCAGGACTTTTTCTTGCTACTGATGAATTTTAAGGTCTTcatcaatcagagaaaaaaaaattaatttaaaaagaacaacaccaacaccaacaaaaaaacctacacaCTGTCCCTACAGTGATTGACTACTATCATCTCAGAATCTGTTAGCAAAGGATAACTATTATTTCCAGACAAGTACATCATCCAGATGACACATTATTAtaatttacttagttttttttttactctagaaATGACATGGTCTGAGAAATGACTTGCTGAGAAATCTGTGTTTACattgggaggggcggggggaaaTCCCTGCAGAAGTTGAAAAGATGTTAAGTGGTAAATACCAAAATGCCCAGCAAGCATGTAAGCAGGCTCTCATCCCAGCATGAATATGTGCAgctcagcattttaaaatttacttttagcTTTTCTAGCAGTTTGAATTAACCCGTTCTCTACTTCTGCTCCGTGTGTGAGAGCTCAGCCCCGAACCTACAGACTGAAAGTGCGGGCACAGTCTTCTGTAATTGGCCAGCCGATAATCCCTTCTCCCTGACCGCTTCCTCCGAGTGGCCTGCCTCGTGAACACACGTCTCCTGGATATTCTTAACAACCAGGAGGCTCAGGGCAATGCCCAGACAAATGTTAGAAAGTAAGTCCAGCTTGTTGGAGCGATACACAGAATTGGAAAAGGCCTGTTGggagaccaaaacaaaacaaataaataccacACTAAAGGTACATCCAGACCAGAGGTTCTCCAGAAGCAGGTGTGTCAGAACTATCCCAGAGAGGCTGTTGCAGGAGGTGGACCCCAGCACTTGAGTCATAAAAGATCCTCAGGTGACCCTAAAGTACATTCCTCATCGATAGACACTAatctagattttttaaagagacaattacatttttatcttaGTTTCAGCCCCTGgcaagataaaatgaaaaacaaagcaagcaacTCCAAACCAACAATTCTTCCAGATGAGGGATACAGCATAGCAGTTACTGCAGACATTTGCttccaatggaaaaataaatccatgtCAAAATCTTGGTGAGTTGAACTATTGCACGGTATTTGTCCTATTAAACCAGGACTGGCCAGGTACACTTTGGTGTTCTTCATGCCGCAATTTCTAGGTCTTTGGCTCAATAGAAGGAAgtgaagaacaagaacaaaacaaaagctaagaGAATAAAAGAAGGTTAACTGAACAGTAAACACTTATTTCAAGAATAACAATTCTGAAATAAAGTCATCCACTCCTGTAGTTGGGTGAGTGTTATTATAGCAAAGTCCAATGCTTCCCAAATGCTTGGGCACTGTTGGTTGGAAACCTAAACAAACAGTTCATATTCAGTCTATTAAAGATgaaagaagacttaatatttgATGGGGCCAGTAGGGACCCCAAGTGCAACAGAGACAACAGGATCtttataatagcaaaacattCAGTGCAGGCTTTCCTTTTTACCTTGTCAAGTGACATTTCATTCATCCTGAGAGGCTGTTCTGGCATAACTCAGAGGTAGATTTAGCCCAACAACTGGCCCTACAACGCTCAGCCATGACGTGATATAATTGACACTCCtaggaaacaagtgaaaatacaGGCAATTCTAATGTTGGATGAGTGGTAGAAAATCACTACCAACAGAAGAGACGAGCTGCCTTCAAAGGTGTGTGCCCACCACGTGGAATCCCAGCATTTCCAAATGTCAGCTCCATTACCTGACAAGGACTTGAGGTCCAAAGAGACTGAGGTAGTTAATGGGGGAGTCAAGACATTAAGGCTCCTGACTCCTCTTGATGATTCCAATTTGACACTTAAAATTTATGGCATTTGCTAAGGTAGCAgagtgtagtggttaagagcatggctCTTAGGTGAAAatgcccaggttcaaatcccaggtctaCCACTGAACAAGTTGTGTGAACTTggccaagttatttaacctctctgtgctttagcTTTCTCCTCTGTAAACTGGGTAAAATAATGGAACTTAGCTCATGGGGTGTTATAAAAATCCAATGtattaatatatctaaaatacttAGAACTGTGCCTAGCACAGTAAAAATCAGTAACTGTTAGCCATTACTATTATTACAAACAATATTTCCTTTTTAGCTTAGCTTTTAGAGTCACataaaaagatttacatttttaaaataagagtaaaagcCAATGTATCTTGATGATGTTTCTTACCTATTGattttttgagaattctttaaTACAGGAGTCATGAATTCATTCGTCTTGCAGGGATGAAGTACAAAAAAGGGTTGCCCAAGTATTGGATGCTCCTGTAAAAATCAGAGTTGGTCCGGGATTGCCAGTGTGAATTACTTTGAAAAAGTTAAAACACACAATCTGGtttgttaaaataaaagtttgttttaaattccaagtTACTAAATTAAGATACAGATCACTTTCagttttgaaatataattcataatcCAAACATGAGAAAAAGCTGGAGAGGAGTTACGAATTGATAAAGTAGTACAATCAAGGAGAGGAGGGCACACGGTTTTGTTTACACGATACAAACTATAGATC harbors:
- the ATG10 gene encoding ubiquitin-like-conjugating enzyme ATG10 isoform X11; this translates as MLNNLIFDQKEIIWFEELLLKEIQEALELPLDDFEVTETTTGSEVIKYEYHVLYSCSYQVPVLYFRASFLDGRPLALKDIWEGIHECYKTRMLQEPWDTITQQEHPILGQPFFVLHPCKTNEFMTPVLKNSQKINSFCFVLVLHFLLLSQRPRNCGMKNTKVYLASPGLIGQIPCNSSTHQDFDMDLFFHWKQMSAVTAMLYPSSGRIVGLELLALFFILSCQGLKLR
- the ATG10 gene encoding ubiquitin-like-conjugating enzyme ATG10 isoform X10 yields the protein MCKTYFQIKPGTVVSHLGTSAHVQTCLPTEEALELPLDDFEVTETTTGSEVIKYEYHVLYSCSYQVPVLYFRASFLDGRPLALKDIWEGIHECYKTRMLQEPWDTITQQEHPILGQPFFVLHPCKTNEFMTPVLKNSQKINSFCFVLVLHFLLLSQRPRNCGMKNTKVYLASPGLIGQIPCNSSTHQDFDMDLFFHWKQMSAVTAMLYPSSGRIVGLELLALFFILSCQGLKLR